One Thermoanaerobacter pseudethanolicus ATCC 33223 DNA window includes the following coding sequences:
- a CDS encoding biotin--[acetyl-CoA-carboxylase] ligase, whose protein sequence is MLRSKLLKLLKENKGEYISGQKLSDQLNVSRTAIWKHINELKNEGYQIEAHHKLGYMLVSEPDLLIYEEVSPYLTTNFIGKNYIHKLVIDSTNNFAKEMASKVPDGTVIIAEEQIAGRGRLGRSWISQKGCGIWMSIILKPNIQPQEALNLTQVAAISVVKAIEEVFHVESKIKWPNDIILNNKKVCGILTEMSSEIDKINYVIIGIGVNVNCDNFPEELKGKATSLYLETNSKVDRKKLTASILNNLEFYYNAYLQKGFEYIRPICIEKSITIGRQIKVIANEGEIEGKAVTIDNNGSLVVETKEGKRLSIMSGDVSVRGLLDYV, encoded by the coding sequence ATGTTAAGGTCAAAGCTTCTTAAACTTTTAAAAGAAAACAAAGGGGAATATATCTCTGGGCAAAAACTTTCTGATCAACTCAACGTCTCAAGAACTGCTATATGGAAACATATAAATGAATTAAAAAATGAAGGATACCAAATAGAAGCCCATCACAAGCTGGGGTATATGTTAGTTTCTGAGCCTGATTTGTTAATTTATGAAGAAGTATCCCCTTATCTTACTACAAATTTTATAGGAAAAAATTATATACATAAGTTAGTCATTGATTCTACAAACAACTTCGCAAAAGAAATGGCATCAAAGGTTCCTGATGGTACAGTAATTATTGCCGAAGAGCAGATAGCAGGAAGAGGCCGATTAGGAAGAAGTTGGATATCTCAAAAAGGCTGTGGCATCTGGATGTCTATCATTTTAAAACCAAATATACAGCCACAGGAGGCACTTAATCTCACACAAGTAGCGGCAATTTCTGTAGTCAAAGCTATTGAAGAAGTATTTCATGTAGAAAGCAAAATAAAGTGGCCAAATGATATAATACTAAACAATAAAAAAGTGTGTGGAATATTGACAGAGATGAGTTCAGAAATTGACAAAATAAACTATGTGATAATAGGAATTGGAGTCAATGTAAATTGTGACAATTTCCCTGAAGAATTAAAAGGGAAAGCCACTTCCTTGTACTTAGAAACCAACTCTAAAGTTGATAGGAAAAAACTTACCGCCAGCATTTTAAATAACCTGGAATTTTATTATAATGCATATTTACAAAAAGGCTTTGAATACATAAGGCCTATATGCATTGAAAAGTCCATAACAATAGGAAGGCAGATAAAAGTCATTGCCAATGAAGGTGAAATTGAAGGAAAAGCTGTCACTATTGACAATAATGGAAGTTTGGTAGTAGAGACAAAAGAAGGCAAAAGACTTAGTATTATGTCAGGAGATGTGTCTGTAAGGGGGTTACTGGATTATGTTTAA
- a CDS encoding long-chain-fatty-acid--CoA ligase, which translates to MKIYEIYKNSGVSDNHIAIKFKDKIYTYREVDFLIDKYASFFQSIGVKKGDRVALSFPNCPEYIFSFMGASKAGAIVVPLNMMLTLEEIAYIIMESGTSTIVLHPVIAQKIDKSQLGRLNIKNVVILDENTIATILKMKVAKPVDVEADEVCAYLYTSGTTGKPKGAMLTHNNFLADVKALDEVSDLGPNDNFLALLPLFHSFSWTVNILLGFYLGSTITIKESFMPKDTLETLTNEDVTVFCGVPSMFAVLMRMAEKGQFKALRLAISGGAPLAPEIQRGFEEKFNFPLVEGYGLTEAAPVALLNPLEPDAIRKPGSIGLPLPCVEAKIVDENDNELSVGEIGELVLKGPNIMVGYHNMPEETAKTLRGGWLHTGDLVKKDEDGYFYIVDRLKDMIILGGFNVYPREVEDALLEHPDVLEVAVIGVGDQLKGEEVKAFVVLKEGAKADKKELQHFLKNKLASYKIPKIFEFVPKLPKNAAGKIEKKLLKEM; encoded by the coding sequence ATGAAAATATATGAAATTTACAAAAACTCAGGAGTATCGGATAACCACATTGCTATAAAATTTAAAGACAAAATTTATACTTACAGAGAAGTTGATTTTTTAATAGATAAATACGCTTCTTTCTTTCAATCAATAGGTGTAAAAAAAGGTGATAGAGTAGCATTGAGTTTTCCCAATTGCCCTGAGTATATATTTTCTTTTATGGGGGCATCCAAGGCAGGGGCTATTGTTGTCCCATTGAACATGATGCTTACACTTGAAGAAATTGCTTATATAATTATGGAATCGGGAACAAGTACCATTGTTTTACATCCTGTAATAGCTCAAAAAATTGACAAGTCTCAATTGGGAAGATTGAACATTAAAAATGTTGTCATTTTAGATGAAAATACGATTGCTACTATATTAAAGATGAAAGTAGCTAAACCTGTTGATGTAGAAGCTGATGAAGTTTGTGCTTATTTATATACGTCAGGGACGACTGGAAAACCAAAAGGCGCAATGCTTACTCACAATAATTTCCTTGCTGATGTAAAAGCGTTGGATGAAGTTTCTGATTTGGGACCAAACGATAATTTTTTGGCTTTATTGCCTTTATTTCACAGTTTTTCATGGACAGTTAACATACTTCTTGGGTTTTATTTAGGTTCTACTATTACGATAAAAGAAAGTTTTATGCCAAAAGATACATTGGAAACGCTAACCAATGAAGATGTAACCGTATTCTGCGGGGTGCCTTCAATGTTTGCAGTTTTAATGAGAATGGCAGAAAAAGGTCAGTTTAAAGCATTAAGGTTAGCAATATCTGGAGGAGCTCCTTTAGCTCCTGAGATACAAAGGGGATTTGAGGAAAAATTTAATTTTCCGCTTGTAGAAGGTTATGGTTTAACTGAAGCGGCTCCTGTTGCACTTTTGAATCCTTTAGAACCTGATGCTATAAGGAAACCGGGGTCTATAGGATTGCCACTTCCTTGTGTTGAAGCGAAAATAGTAGATGAAAATGACAACGAACTTTCCGTTGGAGAAATAGGAGAGCTTGTTTTAAAAGGGCCTAATATAATGGTGGGGTATCACAACATGCCAGAAGAAACTGCCAAGACTTTAAGGGGTGGTTGGCTTCATACAGGTGACCTTGTAAAAAAAGACGAAGACGGATATTTTTATATTGTAGACAGACTAAAAGATATGATAATATTAGGTGGATTTAATGTATATCCAAGAGAAGTAGAAGATGCTTTGTTAGAGCATCCTGATGTTTTAGAAGTGGCTGTAATAGGTGTAGGTGACCAGTTAAAGGGAGAAGAAGTCAAAGCTTTTGTGGTATTAAAAGAGGGAGCAAAAGCCGACAAAAAGGAGCTTCAACACTTTTTAAAGAATAAACTAGCATCATATAAAATTCCAAAGATTTTTGAGTTTGTACCTAAACTACCTAAGAATGCGGCAGGAAAAATAGAAAAGAAATTATTAAAAGAGATGTAA
- the uvrC gene encoding excinuclease ABC subunit UvrC produces MTIEEKLKLLPEKPGVYIMKDKSGKIIYVGKAVVLKNRVRQYFQNKEKQLPKVKVMLSHVEDFEYIVTDTELEALMLECNLIKKYKPKYNVLLKDDKNYPYIKVTVNEEYPRIMFTRRIEPDGAKYFGPYSSAFAVRETIKLVRKMFPIRTCNKNIEKDMGKVRECLYYHIGLCSAPCTNKINKEDYIKLVDQAVLFLDGKRDWLIQKLKEDMKKAAEELRFEEAARIRDQIFAIERTSEKQKVVSVGEDEQDIISMARSADISCIQVFFVRDGKLSGREHYYMKNTEGMERGEIISSFIKQFYEGAPYIPKEIITDVELDESELLSEWLSQKRGNKVFITIPVRGKKKELVDMVYQNALEALKNDISIREEISKAQVVLELSNLVGLDYAKRIEAYDISNTRGQDNVGSMVVFVDGKPKKSQYRKFNIKYVEGQDDYESMREVIERRFLHAIEEKELIEKGELEEDKAKFAEMPDLIFVDGGIGHVNAVLQVLSGLGISIPVYGMVKDSKHRTRGLVSPQGEIDIPMTSKAFRLIAQIQEEAHRFAITFHKEKQSKRFKSELLNIPGIGEKRAKALYDAFKSIEEIKRASVEDLKKVEGMNEKAAQAVYEYFRK; encoded by the coding sequence ATGACCATAGAAGAAAAATTAAAGCTTTTGCCTGAAAAACCTGGCGTTTATATAATGAAAGATAAAAGTGGCAAAATAATTTATGTAGGTAAAGCGGTAGTTCTCAAAAACAGAGTGAGGCAGTATTTTCAAAACAAAGAAAAACAATTGCCAAAAGTAAAAGTAATGCTTTCTCATGTAGAAGACTTTGAGTACATTGTTACTGATACTGAACTTGAAGCTTTAATGTTGGAATGCAACTTAATTAAAAAGTATAAGCCTAAGTATAATGTATTATTAAAAGATGACAAAAATTACCCCTATATTAAAGTTACAGTAAATGAAGAGTATCCCCGCATAATGTTTACGAGAAGGATTGAACCCGATGGGGCGAAATACTTCGGACCTTATAGCAGTGCCTTTGCAGTGAGGGAGACTATAAAACTTGTCAGAAAAATGTTTCCAATAAGAACATGTAACAAAAATATTGAAAAGGACATGGGTAAGGTTAGAGAATGTCTCTATTACCACATAGGATTGTGTTCTGCCCCTTGTACTAACAAAATAAATAAAGAAGATTATATAAAATTAGTTGATCAGGCAGTTCTCTTTCTTGATGGAAAGAGGGATTGGCTCATACAAAAACTTAAAGAAGATATGAAAAAAGCGGCGGAAGAATTGAGGTTCGAGGAAGCGGCGAGGATTAGAGACCAGATTTTTGCTATTGAAAGGACATCAGAAAAACAAAAGGTGGTATCAGTAGGAGAAGATGAGCAGGATATAATTTCAATGGCCCGAAGTGCGGATATTTCCTGCATACAGGTGTTCTTTGTACGAGACGGAAAATTAAGCGGAAGAGAGCATTATTATATGAAAAATACAGAAGGGATGGAAAGAGGAGAAATAATCTCTTCTTTTATAAAGCAATTTTATGAAGGTGCTCCTTACATTCCCAAAGAAATAATAACTGATGTGGAATTAGACGAAAGTGAGCTTCTCAGTGAATGGTTATCACAAAAGAGAGGCAATAAAGTTTTTATAACCATTCCTGTTAGAGGTAAGAAAAAAGAGCTTGTGGATATGGTTTATCAAAATGCCTTAGAAGCCCTTAAGAATGACATATCAATAAGAGAGGAAATTTCAAAAGCCCAGGTTGTATTAGAACTTTCTAATTTAGTGGGACTTGACTACGCCAAGAGGATTGAAGCCTATGATATTTCAAACACAAGAGGTCAAGACAATGTAGGGTCTATGGTGGTGTTTGTAGATGGAAAGCCCAAGAAAAGTCAGTACAGAAAGTTTAACATAAAATATGTAGAGGGACAAGACGATTATGAGAGTATGAGAGAGGTAATAGAAAGGCGTTTTTTACATGCCATTGAAGAAAAAGAGCTTATTGAAAAAGGTGAACTTGAAGAGGATAAGGCCAAATTTGCTGAAATGCCAGATTTAATATTTGTAGATGGTGGCATAGGGCATGTAAATGCTGTACTGCAGGTGTTAAGTGGCTTGGGGATTTCTATTCCTGTTTATGGTATGGTAAAAGATTCAAAACACAGGACTCGAGGCCTTGTATCACCTCAAGGTGAAATTGACATACCTATGACTTCAAAAGCTTTTCGCCTGATTGCTCAAATACAAGAAGAAGCTCATAGATTTGCCATAACTTTCCACAAAGAAAAGCAAAGCAAAAGATTTAAAAGCGAACTTCTCAATATCCCCGGCATAGGAGAAAAGAGGGCAAAAGCTTTATATGATGCCTTCAAATCCATAGAAGAAATAAAAAGGGCAAGTGTGGAGGACCTTAAAAAAGTGGAAGGAATGAATGAAAAAGCTGCTCAAGCTGTATATGAATATTTTAGGAAATAA
- a CDS encoding phosphatase: protein MKLVLDTHTHTISSGHAYSTITENAREAYKKGLQLICMTDHGPKMPGAAHLWYFGNLKVLPEKIEGVEILKGVEVNIMDEEGNLDLPEGILKKLDIVIASLHDVCFEPSDDIERNTKAIINAIKNPYVDIIGHPGNPIYPIDIEKVLMAAKEYGKFIEINNSSFVSSRKGSEENCFLIAKKAKEMGVKIAVGSDAHVSFDVGRFEEALKVIKNAGITEDLVLNTDVGKIKEYLKEKKRKIGGEEE, encoded by the coding sequence TTGAAGTTAGTTTTGGATACTCACACTCACACAATTTCCAGCGGTCACGCTTACAGCACTATTACAGAAAACGCAAGGGAGGCTTATAAAAAAGGGCTTCAACTTATATGTATGACAGACCACGGACCTAAAATGCCAGGAGCTGCTCACCTTTGGTATTTTGGAAATTTAAAAGTGTTACCTGAAAAAATAGAGGGGGTGGAGATATTAAAAGGGGTAGAAGTTAATATAATGGATGAAGAAGGAAATTTGGACTTACCAGAAGGAATACTTAAAAAACTAGATATAGTGATTGCCAGTTTACATGACGTGTGTTTTGAACCAAGTGACGATATAGAAAGAAACACAAAAGCTATTATAAATGCTATAAAAAACCCTTATGTAGATATAATAGGACATCCTGGGAATCCCATCTATCCAATAGATATTGAAAAAGTTTTAATGGCTGCTAAAGAATATGGCAAATTTATTGAAATAAACAACAGCTCCTTTGTAAGTTCAAGAAAGGGCAGTGAAGAAAATTGTTTTCTCATTGCTAAAAAAGCGAAAGAAATGGGAGTAAAAATTGCTGTGGGAAGCGATGCACATGTAAGCTTTGATGTAGGAAGGTTTGAGGAAGCTCTCAAAGTTATTAAGAATGCCGGTATAACTGAGGATTTAGTGCTTAATACTGATGTTGGAAAAATAAAAGAATATCTTAAAGAGAAAAAACGGAAAATTGGAGGAGAGGAAGAATGA
- the hprK gene encoding HPr(Ser) kinase/phosphatase → MDKIPVETLIKDLNLEVIVEAKNNKIDITTSDVNRPGLQFSGFYEHFAYERVQIIGKVETTFIEQLPDDVLAERADRFFNYPIPCLIVTRDLNIRQEIIDAAQKHDRYLLRTKEASTKFINRLINYLDEKLAPQITIHGDLVDVYGIGVLLLGESGIGKSETALELIKRGHRLVADDAVEISKISEDKLQGSSPEIIRHFIEIRGIGILDIKTLYGVGSVRNSMNIDLVIQLEEWDEDKYYDRLGLEDDYIKFLDVKVPKLTIPVRPGRNLAIIVEVAAMNHRQKQMGYNAAHELNKKLLKQIGN, encoded by the coding sequence GTGGATAAGATTCCTGTTGAAACTTTGATAAAGGATTTAAATTTGGAAGTTATTGTTGAGGCCAAAAATAATAAAATAGATATAACTACAAGTGATGTAAATAGGCCGGGCTTACAATTTTCCGGCTTTTATGAGCATTTTGCTTACGAAAGAGTGCAAATCATTGGAAAAGTTGAAACAACTTTTATAGAACAGTTGCCAGATGATGTATTAGCTGAAAGAGCAGACAGGTTTTTTAATTATCCCATTCCCTGTCTTATTGTAACGAGAGATTTAAATATTCGTCAAGAGATCATAGATGCTGCGCAAAAACACGATAGATACCTTTTAAGGACAAAAGAAGCTTCTACCAAGTTTATAAATAGATTAATTAATTACCTTGATGAAAAGTTAGCACCACAAATTACTATTCACGGAGACCTTGTAGATGTGTATGGTATAGGTGTTCTTTTATTAGGAGAAAGTGGCATAGGTAAAAGTGAAACGGCATTAGAGCTAATCAAAAGGGGACACCGACTGGTTGCTGATGATGCGGTGGAAATCAGCAAGATAAGTGAGGACAAGCTTCAAGGGAGTTCACCTGAGATAATAAGGCATTTTATTGAAATAAGAGGTATTGGCATACTTGACATAAAGACATTGTATGGTGTGGGTTCTGTTAGAAATTCTATGAACATAGACTTAGTTATTCAATTGGAAGAATGGGACGAAGATAAGTACTACGACAGGTTAGGATTAGAAGACGATTATATCAAATTTTTAGATGTCAAAGTTCCAAAGCTTACTATACCTGTAAGACCAGGAAGAAATCTCGCGATAATAGTAGAAGTAGCAGCGATGAACCACAGGCAAAAACAAATGGGATACAACGCTGCTCACGAACTTAACAAAAAATTATTAAAACAAATAGGGAATTAA
- a CDS encoding peptidoglycan D,D-transpeptidase FtsI family protein, whose protein sequence is MSNLNRNIKILFWFFSVLFFGLIAYLTYFQIYERDKLITSSYSVYNRRLIEQEKKILRGSILDRNGIVLAKSVQVDGLQKREYLDGPAFAHVIGYSRRIYQQGNTGIEKAYDRELLGMVGNDPMILLRKLIFGKGQMGNNVYLTIDKTLQDIAYKDMEGKKGAVVALNPKTGEILAMVSTPSYDPNTLGENWEEIMTSSEHVVLNRATQGLYPPGSVFKIVTTAAVLTYNPELYDKTFYCKGYIIVDGNRINNFGGIAHGIEDFKQAFYRSCNSFFIQAGLDLGSENLQTIAYAFGLDKRVPLEIDTTKNQFPPIDGKSDLAETSIGQGKMLVTPLTMALVASAVANDGVIMKPYLMKYVADPISGAVIEKSTPSQYLNPISKKVADAIKQLMIGAVNDKEGTGKAAQIPGITVAGKTGTAENPHGDPHAWFVGFAPAENPQIVVSVIVENGGEGGKVAAPIARDIIRAYLTK, encoded by the coding sequence ATGTCCAACTTAAATCGCAATATTAAAATTCTGTTTTGGTTTTTTTCTGTACTTTTTTTCGGCCTAATTGCCTATTTAACTTATTTCCAAATATATGAAAGAGATAAATTAATTACTAGTTCTTATAGTGTTTACAATCGAAGACTTATAGAACAGGAAAAAAAGATATTGCGAGGTAGTATTTTGGACAGAAATGGGATTGTGCTTGCAAAAAGCGTGCAGGTAGATGGTTTACAAAAAAGGGAATATCTAGATGGACCTGCTTTTGCCCATGTGATAGGATACAGCCGTAGAATATACCAGCAAGGAAACACAGGGATAGAAAAAGCCTATGATAGGGAACTACTTGGAATGGTAGGAAATGACCCGATGATTCTTTTGAGGAAATTAATTTTTGGAAAAGGACAAATGGGGAATAATGTTTATTTAACAATAGATAAAACATTACAAGATATTGCTTATAAGGATATGGAGGGTAAAAAAGGAGCGGTTGTGGCTTTAAATCCAAAGACTGGTGAAATTTTAGCGATGGTTTCTACACCTTCTTATGACCCCAATACTTTAGGAGAGAATTGGGAAGAAATAATGACAAGTTCTGAGCACGTAGTTTTAAATAGAGCTACGCAAGGTTTGTATCCTCCAGGGTCTGTCTTTAAAATTGTAACTACCGCAGCAGTTTTGACATATAACCCTGAGTTATATGACAAGACTTTTTATTGTAAAGGATATATAATTGTAGATGGTAATAGAATAAATAATTTTGGAGGTATTGCTCACGGAATAGAAGATTTTAAACAAGCTTTTTATAGGTCTTGCAACTCCTTTTTTATACAGGCTGGTTTGGATTTAGGAAGTGAAAATTTGCAAACAATAGCTTATGCTTTTGGACTAGATAAACGAGTTCCTTTAGAGATAGATACAACAAAAAATCAATTTCCTCCTATTGATGGGAAGTCTGATTTAGCTGAGACTTCTATAGGGCAAGGGAAAATGCTTGTGACACCTCTTACAATGGCCTTAGTTGCTTCTGCCGTTGCAAATGATGGGGTTATAATGAAACCCTATTTGATGAAATATGTAGCAGATCCTATTTCAGGGGCTGTCATTGAAAAAAGCACTCCTTCACAGTATTTAAATCCTATATCAAAAAAGGTGGCAGATGCTATTAAACAATTGATGATAGGCGCAGTTAACGATAAAGAGGGGACAGGTAAAGCTGCACAAATTCCTGGTATTACAGTTGCAGGCAAAACTGGGACTGCAGAAAATCCTCACGGTGATCCTCATGCGTGGTTTGTAGGTTTTGCCCCTGCAGAAAACCCACAGATAGTTGTAAGTGTAATAGTTGAAAATGGCGGTGAAGGTGGGAAAGTAGCAGCACCTATAGCGAGAGATATAATAAGAGCTTATTTAACTAAATGA
- a CDS encoding ROK family protein: MRIGVDLGGTNIAVGLVDEEGRIVATGSRPTKPERGYEAVAKDIAEIALELINRTNTDIKEIKSMGIGVPGVADSEKGIVIRAVNLFWTKVPLAKEIRKYIDLPIYMDNDANVAALAEAVFGAGRGSKSSVTITLGTGVGSGFVLDGKIYNGAHHFAPEIGHIVIGNNGVRCNCGKVGCLETYASATALIREGKKAAKKDPNSLILKFANGDIENITAKNVIDAAKQYDEEAIKIFNDYVKYLAIGIVNVINMLDPEVIILGGGVANAGDFLIKPLKKEVAENILFKDLPYADIRKAELGNDAGIIGAAILG, translated from the coding sequence ATGAGAATTGGTGTTGACCTTGGAGGCACTAATATTGCTGTTGGATTGGTAGATGAGGAAGGACGTATAGTAGCAACAGGCAGTAGACCCACAAAACCAGAAAGAGGTTATGAAGCGGTTGCCAAGGATATAGCAGAAATAGCTCTTGAGCTTATTAATAGAACTAATACTGATATAAAAGAGATTAAATCAATGGGTATTGGAGTTCCAGGAGTAGCAGACAGTGAAAAGGGTATAGTGATACGGGCAGTTAATCTTTTTTGGACAAAAGTACCTCTTGCAAAAGAAATAAGAAAATATATTGATTTGCCAATATATATGGACAATGATGCAAATGTAGCGGCTTTGGCAGAGGCGGTATTTGGTGCTGGCAGAGGTTCAAAATCATCTGTGACAATTACTTTAGGCACAGGAGTAGGGTCTGGATTTGTTCTAGATGGCAAAATATATAACGGTGCTCACCATTTTGCACCTGAGATTGGGCACATAGTAATAGGTAACAATGGCGTAAGGTGTAATTGTGGTAAAGTTGGTTGTTTGGAAACATACGCTTCAGCTACTGCTTTAATAAGAGAAGGGAAAAAGGCCGCTAAAAAAGACCCTAACTCTCTTATTTTAAAATTTGCAAATGGGGATATAGAAAATATAACGGCTAAAAATGTAATTGATGCCGCAAAGCAGTATGATGAAGAGGCTATCAAGATTTTTAATGACTATGTCAAATATTTAGCTATTGGAATTGTAAATGTCATAAACATGCTTGATCCTGAAGTGATAATATTAGGCGGCGGTGTCGCAAATGCGGGGGATTTTCTTATAAAGCCTCTCAAAAAAGAAGTGGCGGAGAATATTTTGTTTAAAGACCTTCCTTATGCTGACATACGAAAAGCAGAGCTTGGAAATGATGCGGGAATCATCGGTGCTGCTATACTAGGTTAA
- a CDS encoding YesL family protein: MRDSKLYDIAYFISDLMILNFLWIVFSLPIVTLFPSTEALLHSMHLLRKDEGEGVWREFWKAFKKHFHWMLINFVVTVAVILILYVDVKFFTHQNTAFAYLLAGLLLSIGFMFLITLIYTFLTSQYYEGSLFNLWKTSFILGLGHLPQTMLIILTLLAAFILANIIPILVFIILASGSAYIIDMIFEGIIRKYIKKDEE; encoded by the coding sequence ATGAGAGATTCAAAACTTTATGACATAGCTTATTTTATAAGTGATTTAATGATATTAAACTTTCTGTGGATTGTATTTTCGCTTCCTATAGTGACGCTTTTTCCCTCTACAGAAGCTCTTCTTCATTCTATGCATCTTTTAAGAAAAGACGAAGGAGAAGGAGTATGGAGAGAATTTTGGAAAGCTTTTAAAAAACACTTTCATTGGATGCTTATAAATTTTGTGGTTACTGTTGCTGTTATTTTAATACTTTATGTAGATGTAAAATTTTTTACACATCAAAACACAGCTTTTGCATACCTTCTTGCTGGTTTATTATTGTCAATAGGGTTTATGTTTTTAATTACATTAATTTATACTTTTTTGACAAGCCAATATTATGAAGGAAGTCTCTTTAACTTATGGAAGACTTCATTTATATTAGGACTTGGACATTTACCCCAAACAATGCTTATAATTTTGACGTTGTTAGCTGCTTTTATTCTTGCCAATATTATACCAATATTGGTTTTTATAATATTAGCAAGTGGCTCAGCTTATATAATAGATATGATTTTTGAGGGAATAATTAGGAAGTATATAAAGAAAGATGAGGAATAA